In Thermodesulfobacteriota bacterium, a single genomic region encodes these proteins:
- the leuB gene encoding 3-isopropylmalate dehydrogenase: protein MGTKKICVFPGDGIGKEVMREALAVLATVEELSGKHRFETEEELLGGACYDVHKVPLTDRGLELAAGADAILLGAVGGPKWDALPFELRPERGLLRLRRELDLFANLRPAKVFAPLLDASPLRREVIEGIDLVVVRELTGGLYFGKPRGIQVIDGVETGINTEVYTRPEIERVVRAAFELARKRTRRLTSVDKSNVLESSVLWRKVATEAGAEYPDVTLSHMLVDNCAMQLVRNPRQFDVMVMSNLFGDILTDEASMITGSIGMLPSASLGGKVGLYEPIHGTAPDIEGKGIANPLAMILSVAMMLRYSFDMLAEASWIEGAVERVLVAGYRTADIHREGSGRKVGTAEMGERVREAVRKLSQKG from the coding sequence ATGGGCACGAAAAAGATCTGCGTCTTCCCCGGCGACGGGATCGGCAAGGAGGTCATGCGGGAGGCGCTGGCCGTCCTGGCGACGGTCGAGGAGCTTTCCGGGAAGCACCGGTTCGAGACCGAGGAGGAGCTGCTGGGGGGCGCCTGCTATGACGTCCACAAGGTCCCCCTGACCGACCGGGGGCTGGAGCTGGCGGCGGGGGCCGACGCGATCCTCCTGGGGGCGGTGGGCGGCCCGAAGTGGGACGCCCTGCCGTTCGAGCTCCGTCCCGAGCGCGGGCTGCTGCGGCTGCGGAGGGAGCTGGACCTGTTCGCGAACCTGCGCCCCGCCAAGGTCTTCGCCCCCCTGCTCGACGCCTCGCCGCTGCGGCGGGAGGTCATCGAGGGGATCGACCTGGTCGTGGTCCGGGAGCTCACCGGCGGCCTCTATTTCGGGAAGCCGCGCGGCATCCAGGTGATCGACGGGGTGGAGACGGGGATCAACACGGAAGTGTACACGCGCCCGGAGATCGAGCGGGTCGTGCGCGCCGCCTTCGAGCTGGCGCGGAAGCGGACCCGGCGGCTGACCTCCGTCGACAAGTCCAACGTGCTCGAGTCGTCGGTGCTGTGGCGGAAGGTGGCGACAGAGGCGGGGGCGGAGTATCCGGACGTGACGCTCTCCCACATGCTGGTGGACAACTGCGCGATGCAGCTCGTCCGCAACCCCCGCCAGTTCGACGTGATGGTCATGTCGAACCTCTTCGGCGACATCCTGACCGACGAGGCGTCGATGATCACCGGGTCGATCGGCATGCTGCCGTCGGCGTCGCTGGGGGGGAAGGTCGGGCTGTACGAGCCGATCCACGGCACAGCGCCCGACATCGAGGGGAAGGGGATCGCCAATCCCCTCGCCATGATCCTCTCCGTCGCGATGATGCTAAGATATTCGTTCGACATGCTCGCGGAGGCCTCGTGGATCGAGGGCGCCGTGGAGCGGGTCCTTGTCGCCGGCTACCGGACGGCGGACATCCATCGCGAGGGATCGGGAAGGAAGGTCGGGACCGCCGAGATGGGCGAGCGCGTCCGGGAAGCGGTCCGGAAACTATCGCAGAAGGGGTGA
- the truA gene encoding tRNA pseudouridine(38-40) synthase TruA has product MRRVKLTVTYDGTAYAGWQVQPNGTTIQAVMEAALARILQEPVRLRAAGRTDAGVHAREQVADFADSGRRDMETIVRGGNALLPGDIRILSAQEAPQDFDARRHAAEKEYQYFLHLSPIASPFFSRYAWHLPVPPDLDEAGEALSRLIGEHDFSSFRGQGCSARSPVRTIFRAGIARHDAPGLYSIDIAGNGFLRHMVRNIVGTAVDAGRGKHDARRMEEILEARDRGAAGITAPAHGLFLWRVRY; this is encoded by the coding sequence GTGAGACGGGTGAAACTCACCGTCACGTACGACGGCACGGCGTACGCCGGGTGGCAGGTCCAACCGAACGGGACGACGATCCAGGCGGTGATGGAAGCGGCGCTCGCGCGGATCCTCCAGGAGCCGGTCCGGCTGCGGGCGGCGGGGCGGACGGACGCGGGGGTGCACGCGCGGGAGCAGGTCGCCGATTTCGCGGACTCCGGCCGGCGGGACATGGAAACGATCGTCCGGGGAGGGAACGCGCTGCTGCCCGGCGATATCCGGATTCTCTCCGCTCAAGAAGCGCCGCAGGATTTCGACGCTCGGAGACACGCGGCGGAAAAGGAGTACCAGTACTTCCTGCACCTTTCCCCCATAGCGTCTCCGTTCTTCTCCCGGTACGCGTGGCACCTTCCCGTCCCGCCGGACCTCGACGAGGCGGGGGAGGCGCTCTCCCGCCTGATCGGAGAGCACGATTTCAGCTCCTTCCGCGGCCAGGGCTGCAGCGCGAGGTCCCCGGTGCGGACGATCTTCCGGGCGGGGATCGCCCGCCACGACGCGCCGGGCCTGTATTCCATCGACATTGCCGGGAACGGCTTCCTCCGCCACATGGTGCGGAACATCGTCGGAACGGCGGTGGACGCGGGGAGGGGAAAGCACGACGCGCGCCGGATGGAGGAGATCCTGGAAGCGCGGGA
- the leuC gene encoding 3-isopropylmalate dehydratase large subunit, translating into MGMTISEKILAKHAGRPSVSPGELVMAKVDLALGNDVTTPIAIKAFRSAGAKEVFRKDGIALVADHFTPNKDISSAEQVRVMREFAREQGIVHFYDVGRMGIEHVLLPDEGLVVPGDLVIGADSHTCTYGALCAFSTGVGSTDLAAAMISGEVWLKVPETLRIVLKGRPGKWVDGKDAILHIIGRIGVDGALYRSMEYAGDGIAHLPMAWRFTMTNMAIEAGGKNGIFPFDGTTREYADGHAKRKYEVTAADPDARYADEIEVDLSALEPVVAFPHLPENTRPVSQAGNVPIDQVVVGSCTNGRIEDLRSAAEVIRGRKVHDGVRMLIFPATQEIYLQAVREGLVEVFVTAGAAVSTPTCGPCLGGHMGILARGERAIATTNRNFVGRMGHPESEVYLSNPAVAAASAVLGRIASPEEVVGKGGK; encoded by the coding sequence ATGGGAATGACGATCAGCGAGAAGATCCTCGCTAAGCACGCGGGCCGGCCTTCCGTTTCGCCGGGAGAGCTGGTCATGGCGAAGGTGGACCTGGCGCTCGGCAACGACGTGACCACCCCCATCGCGATCAAGGCGTTTCGCTCGGCCGGCGCGAAGGAGGTGTTCCGCAAGGACGGGATCGCCCTGGTGGCCGACCACTTCACGCCGAACAAGGACATCAGCAGCGCCGAGCAGGTCCGGGTCATGCGGGAGTTCGCCCGGGAGCAGGGCATCGTGCACTTCTACGACGTCGGGCGGATGGGGATCGAGCACGTCCTGCTTCCCGACGAGGGGCTCGTCGTCCCCGGGGACCTGGTGATCGGGGCGGACAGCCACACGTGCACGTACGGCGCCCTGTGCGCCTTCTCCACGGGAGTAGGGAGCACCGACCTGGCGGCCGCGATGATCTCCGGCGAGGTCTGGCTCAAGGTCCCCGAGACGCTGCGGATCGTCCTGAAGGGACGCCCCGGGAAGTGGGTCGACGGAAAGGACGCGATACTGCACATCATCGGGAGGATCGGGGTGGACGGCGCGCTCTACCGGTCGATGGAGTACGCGGGGGACGGGATCGCGCACCTGCCGATGGCGTGGCGGTTCACCATGACGAACATGGCGATCGAGGCGGGCGGCAAGAACGGGATCTTCCCGTTCGACGGGACCACGCGCGAGTACGCCGACGGCCACGCGAAGCGGAAATACGAAGTGACGGCGGCCGACCCGGACGCCCGGTACGCCGACGAGATCGAGGTGGACCTTTCGGCGCTCGAACCGGTCGTGGCGTTCCCGCACCTGCCGGAGAACACGAGGCCCGTGTCGCAGGCGGGGAACGTGCCGATCGACCAGGTCGTCGTGGGCTCCTGCACCAACGGCCGGATCGAGGACCTGCGCAGCGCGGCGGAGGTGATCCGGGGGCGGAAGGTCCACGACGGCGTGCGGATGCTGATCTTCCCGGCGACCCAGGAGATCTACCTGCAGGCGGTCCGGGAGGGGCTGGTGGAAGTGTTCGTTACGGCCGGCGCGGCCGTCTCGACCCCCACCTGCGGCCCCTGCCTCGGCGGGCACATGGGGATCCTGGCGAGGGGGGAGCGGGCGATCGCGACGACGAACCGCAACTTCGTCGGGCGGATGGGGCACCCCGAAAGCGAGGTCTATCTTTCGAACCCGGCGGTGGCCGCGGCGTCCGCGGTGCTCGGGCGCATCGCCTCCCCGGAAGAGGTCGTCGGGAAGGGAGGGAAGTGA
- the leuD gene encoding 3-isopropylmalate dehydratase small subunit, whose amino-acid sequence MELRGKAWKYGDDVDTDAIIPARYLNTSDPAALAKHCMEDIDTSFASKVAKGDFIVAGKNFGCGSSREHAPISIRAAGVSAVIARSFARIFYRNSFNMGLPIFEAPDAVDEIEAGDALVVDMDRGLLRNETKGREYRFTPIPPFMQELVSAGGLLNYIAKRKGG is encoded by the coding sequence ATGGAGCTGCGCGGCAAGGCGTGGAAGTACGGGGACGACGTCGACACCGACGCCATCATCCCCGCGCGGTACCTGAACACCTCCGACCCGGCGGCGCTGGCGAAGCATTGCATGGAGGATATCGACACCTCGTTCGCGTCGAAGGTGGCCAAGGGCGACTTCATCGTGGCGGGGAAGAACTTCGGGTGCGGCTCCTCGCGGGAGCACGCGCCCATCTCCATCCGGGCCGCGGGCGTCTCGGCGGTGATCGCGCGCTCCTTCGCCCGGATCTTCTACCGGAACTCCTTCAACATGGGGCTGCCGATCTTCGAGGCCCCGGACGCCGTGGACGAGATCGAAGCGGGCGACGCCCTCGTCGTCGACATGGACCGGGGGCTGCTGCGGAACGAGACGAAGGGCAGGGAATACCGGTTCACCCCGATCCCCCCGTTCATGCAGGAGCTGGTGTCCGCCGGCGGCCTGCTGAACTACATCGCGAAGCGGAAAGGGGGGTGA
- a CDS encoding aspartate-semialdehyde dehydrogenase: protein MSGKRFNVAVAGATGAVGEVFLSILEERKFPIRNIRLLASERSVGKRLKFAGEEFPVELLSKDAFKGIDIALFSAGASRSKEFAGAAWESGAVVVDNSSAFRMEPDVPLVVPEINPQAIGQYKQRGIVANPNCTTIISIMPLKPLHDFGKLVRVVASSYQATSGAGAKAMAELVAQTKAFANGQPMEVAAFKHQIAFNVIPHIDAFLDNGYTKEEMKMTNEGRKIMGIPDLRVTCTTVRVPVLTAHSISINAQFEKKISVAKAKELIAKFPGCQVMDEPGNNVYPMPLYCAGKDDCYVGRIREDESAENCLNLWVCGDQLRKGAALNAVQIAEVLAQKYL from the coding sequence ATGAGCGGCAAGAGGTTCAACGTGGCCGTCGCCGGGGCGACCGGGGCGGTGGGGGAAGTCTTCCTGAGCATCCTGGAGGAGCGCAAGTTCCCCATCAGGAACATCCGCCTCCTGGCGTCGGAGCGCTCGGTGGGCAAGCGCCTGAAGTTCGCGGGGGAGGAGTTCCCGGTCGAGCTGCTGTCGAAGGACGCCTTCAAGGGGATCGATATCGCGCTGTTCTCCGCGGGGGCATCGCGCAGCAAGGAGTTCGCGGGGGCGGCCTGGGAGTCCGGCGCCGTCGTCGTCGACAACTCGTCCGCGTTCCGGATGGAGCCGGACGTCCCGCTGGTGGTCCCCGAGATCAACCCGCAGGCGATCGGGCAGTACAAGCAGCGCGGGATCGTGGCGAACCCCAACTGCACGACGATCATCTCGATCATGCCGCTCAAGCCGCTGCACGACTTCGGGAAGCTCGTGCGCGTCGTCGCGTCCTCGTACCAGGCGACATCGGGGGCCGGCGCCAAGGCGATGGCGGAGCTGGTCGCGCAGACGAAGGCGTTCGCCAACGGCCAGCCGATGGAGGTGGCGGCGTTCAAGCACCAGATCGCCTTCAACGTCATCCCGCACATCGACGCCTTCCTCGACAACGGCTACACCAAGGAAGAGATGAAGATGACCAACGAGGGGCGCAAGATCATGGGGATCCCCGACCTGCGCGTCACCTGCACCACGGTGCGGGTCCCGGTCCTCACCGCCCACTCGATCTCGATCAACGCGCAGTTCGAGAAGAAGATCTCCGTCGCCAAGGCAAAGGAGCTCATCGCGAAGTTCCCGGGCTGCCAGGTGATGGACGAGCCGGGAAACAACGTGTACCCCATGCCGCTCTACTGCGCCGGGAAGGACGACTGCTACGTCGGCCGGATCCGGGAGGACGAGAGCGCCGAGAACTGCCTGAACCTGTGGGTGTGCGGCGACCAGCTCCGCAAGGGGGCGGCGCTCAACGCCGTCCAGATCGCCGAGGTGCTGGCGCAGAAGTACCTGTAG